A stretch of the Thiomicrorhabdus indica genome encodes the following:
- a CDS encoding DUF4282 domain-containing protein — MFEFLSFQTLISQQALIVFYYLGAVIMPIFLFLSMRKLVRVSPSLQAFLTITQAQLSARLSFSSRLKLGLMFVVIFLLMELFWRMLFEFLIAFMQIRDALVIS; from the coding sequence ATGTTCGAGTTCCTCAGTTTTCAAACTTTAATTAGTCAGCAAGCTCTGATTGTCTTTTACTATTTGGGCGCGGTGATCATGCCTATTTTTCTATTTTTATCCATGCGAAAATTGGTTCGAGTATCTCCAAGTTTGCAAGCGTTTTTAACGATTACGCAGGCGCAATTAAGTGCCCGTTTGAGTTTTTCTTCACGCTTAAAATTAGGTTTGATGTTTGTGGTGATTTTTTTGTTGATGGAACTCTTCTGGCGAATGCTGTTTGAATTTCTAATCGCTTTTATGCAGATCCGAGATGCTTTGGTTATAAGCTGA
- a CDS encoding phosphatase PAP2 family protein gives MFTVIPPKSSVTAKAGSQATDASKGSFFHKLNKPPANIAFMKSLFFTLCALLVSVSLFEWSALDFWIQTPLYDFQSHQWWLDRNDALTKLVFYNGVKVVFGIFLLSLIALWLFSFKFKETHFLRQKISIVILSCIVVPLTVNGLKASTHIPCPKNLQTFEGTYPHKTLLNDYPANFSQNTNIRCYPAGHASGAFALLSLFFLFSGRKQQWLALSFALGLGWTLGIYKMLIGDHFFSHTLTSMIWAWLCILLIQKMVLHGNLFKQAESRTFKGKIRQS, from the coding sequence ATGTTTACAGTCATCCCCCCTAAATCTTCGGTAACTGCAAAGGCCGGCTCTCAAGCTACCGATGCATCGAAAGGTTCTTTTTTTCATAAATTGAACAAGCCGCCTGCAAACATAGCGTTTATGAAGAGTTTGTTCTTTACTCTCTGTGCATTACTGGTCAGTGTAAGTTTGTTTGAATGGTCGGCTTTAGATTTTTGGATTCAAACACCGCTGTACGATTTCCAAAGTCATCAGTGGTGGCTAGATCGAAACGATGCGCTGACTAAGCTGGTTTTTTATAATGGTGTGAAAGTCGTTTTTGGGATTTTCTTACTTTCGTTAATCGCATTGTGGCTTTTTAGTTTCAAATTTAAAGAAACACATTTTCTTCGACAAAAAATAAGTATTGTGATTTTGTCTTGCATCGTAGTTCCTCTAACCGTCAATGGTTTAAAAGCAAGTACTCACATTCCTTGTCCTAAAAACCTGCAAACATTTGAAGGAACATATCCTCATAAAACGCTACTTAACGATTATCCTGCTAACTTTTCGCAAAATACAAATATTCGCTGTTATCCGGCTGGTCATGCTAGCGGAGCGTTTGCTTTATTGTCGTTGTTCTTTTTATTTTCTGGGCGAAAACAACAGTGGTTAGCTTTGAGTTTTGCGTTAGGTTTGGGGTGGACACTTGGTATCTACAAAATGCTTATTGGTGACCACTTTTTTAGCCACACCCTAACCAGTATGATTTGGGCATGGCTGTGCATTTTATTGATTCAGAAAATGGTTTTACATGGCAATTTATTCAAACAAGCCGAATCCAGAACGTTCAAAGGTAAGATTCGGCAATCATAA